In Blastopirellula sp. J2-11, a single genomic region encodes these proteins:
- the ribD gene encoding bifunctional diaminohydroxyphosphoribosylaminopyrimidine deaminase/5-amino-6-(5-phosphoribosylamino)uracil reductase RibD — MQFSADDERHMREALQLASLGQGAAEPNPMVGCVLVQQDQVIGRGYHAKYGGPHAERAALANCGDKPVSGATAYVTLEPCCHHGKTPPCTDALIAAKVARVVIAHQDPFGLVDGGGIDQLTAAGISVQVGLLEAEAQRLNAPYRKLLATGRPWVIAKWAMTLDGKLATHAGHSRWISNELARERVHQLRGRMDAIVVGSRTAQLDDPLLTVRPTGLRTPLRVVVDGDATLSLTNQLVQTAQEVPVLVAVKTDADPARCAALQQAGCEVLACAGTDHGQRLDALLAELGQRRLTNLLVEGGAGLLGQFLALGQIDEVFAFIAPKLIGGSLAPSPIGGDGWSDMREALALSDVSIETLGDNVLMHGLVGNNFTKR, encoded by the coding sequence ATGCAATTTTCCGCAGATGACGAGCGACACATGCGCGAGGCCCTGCAATTGGCCTCGCTCGGGCAAGGCGCCGCCGAACCCAATCCGATGGTCGGTTGCGTTCTCGTTCAGCAAGATCAGGTCATCGGCCGCGGCTATCACGCCAAGTATGGCGGTCCGCATGCCGAGCGCGCCGCGCTGGCCAATTGCGGCGACAAGCCGGTCAGCGGCGCCACCGCCTATGTGACGCTGGAGCCTTGCTGCCATCACGGCAAGACTCCCCCCTGCACCGACGCGCTGATCGCGGCGAAAGTCGCACGCGTGGTGATCGCGCATCAAGACCCGTTTGGCCTGGTCGATGGCGGCGGAATCGACCAACTGACGGCCGCCGGCATATCGGTCCAGGTTGGCTTGCTGGAAGCAGAAGCGCAGCGGCTGAACGCTCCCTATCGCAAATTGCTCGCGACTGGTCGCCCCTGGGTGATCGCCAAATGGGCGATGACGCTGGATGGCAAACTAGCGACGCATGCCGGACATAGCCGCTGGATCTCGAACGAACTGGCTCGGGAGCGCGTTCATCAATTGCGTGGCCGGATGGACGCGATTGTGGTTGGTAGTCGAACGGCGCAGTTGGACGATCCGCTGTTGACGGTTCGGCCGACCGGTTTGCGAACTCCGCTCCGCGTCGTGGTAGATGGGGACGCAACGCTTTCGCTGACGAATCAGTTGGTGCAGACCGCCCAGGAGGTTCCAGTGCTGGTCGCCGTGAAAACAGACGCCGATCCGGCGCGGTGCGCCGCACTGCAGCAAGCTGGCTGCGAAGTTTTGGCCTGTGCCGGCACGGACCATGGTCAGCGGTTGGACGCACTGCTGGCGGAACTAGGACAACGGCGGCTGACGAACCTGCTGGTCGAAGGAGGGGCCGGCCTGCTCGGGCAATTCTTGGCGCTCGGGCAAATCGACGAAGTATTCGCGTTTATCGCCCCCAAGCTGATCGGCGGCAGTTTGGCGCCCAGCCCGATCGGCGGCGACGGTTGGTCGGACATGCGTGAAGCGCTGGCCTTGAGCGACGTTTCGATCGAAACGCTCGGTGACAATGTGCTGATGCACGGGCTGGTCGGGAATAATTTCACGAAACGATAA
- a CDS encoding glycosyltransferase — translation MKVSIGIIVRNEAGAIGALLESVALLEFSDSWELIIVDGHSTDGTQAVVTQFQQAHPELSIRLIEERGVGSHGNARNNVIDVALGEFIAFTDADCVVANNWLAAQVGTLQAERAADAAVVAVGGIRSPIESSDWKERTLNALLATTLGSGGSAGFVTQANRFVDSVGNYNAIYVGDVLREQRYLPLRFGEDFELNRRLNQLGYKIVLSSSPVVRHRQEGSFAAFAQQLYSYGRGQANVYRKTGHVRWFAPAVSLFWMGVLLGWLAALVWSPLIFCYISVIAIYLLAVCVSTAQVCRATRDMRSLITLAVYPLAHFTYGVGFLRGILVQR, via the coding sequence TTGAAAGTCTCCATCGGCATCATTGTGCGAAACGAAGCTGGCGCGATTGGTGCCCTGCTGGAGAGTGTTGCGCTGCTCGAATTCTCGGACTCCTGGGAGCTGATCATCGTCGATGGTCATTCGACCGATGGGACGCAAGCCGTCGTCACGCAGTTCCAGCAGGCACATCCCGAATTGTCGATTCGTCTGATCGAAGAACGCGGCGTCGGCAGTCATGGCAACGCGCGGAACAATGTCATCGACGTTGCGCTCGGCGAGTTCATTGCGTTCACCGACGCCGATTGCGTGGTCGCCAACAATTGGTTGGCTGCCCAGGTCGGGACGCTTCAGGCAGAGCGAGCCGCCGACGCGGCGGTTGTCGCCGTGGGGGGAATTCGGTCGCCGATTGAGTCAAGCGATTGGAAAGAGCGAACGCTCAACGCTTTGCTGGCGACGACGCTTGGCTCTGGGGGAAGCGCCGGGTTCGTCACGCAGGCCAATCGCTTTGTCGACAGTGTCGGCAACTACAACGCGATCTATGTGGGCGACGTGTTACGCGAACAACGTTATTTGCCGCTTCGATTTGGTGAAGACTTTGAGTTGAATCGTCGTCTGAATCAGCTGGGTTACAAGATCGTATTGTCGTCGAGTCCGGTGGTGCGACATCGCCAAGAGGGAAGCTTTGCGGCGTTTGCCCAGCAACTCTATTCGTACGGTCGAGGGCAAGCGAACGTCTATCGCAAAACAGGGCATGTTCGCTGGTTTGCTCCGGCTGTCAGTTTGTTCTGGATGGGAGTCTTGCTGGGTTGGTTGGCGGCGCTGGTCTGGTCGCCGCTGATCTTTTGCTATATCAGCGTGATCGCGATCTACTTACTCGCCGTATGCGTTAGCACGGCGCAAGTTTGCCGCGCAACGCGTGACATGCGTTCGCTGATAACACTCGCAGTTTACCCACTGGCCCACTTTACTTACGGCGTCGGTTTCTTGCGTGGGATTCTTGTCCAACGCTAA
- a CDS encoding PVC-type heme-binding CxxCH protein, producing the protein MKKLPGLLLLAAIFATPMFLSIAHAEEGFKSIFDGKTLNGWRGKEQFWSVQDGAITGQTTAENPTKGNTFLIWDQGKVDDFELKLKYKIIGGNSGIQYRSTDLGDFVVKGYQADIDSKDTYSGINYEERGRGIIANRGVKATIYDDNKGNKNERFAESADIQAKINKEDWNEYHIVAKGNHLTHYINGVKTSEVIDEGKKDNRESGILALQLHAGPPMIVQFKEIELKRTKLENGKKKVVFVPGMPSHGWGQHEHTGGSRLLMLALTENVPGFQGAIYPGGWPEDPTAFDNADAVVVFCDGGGRHLLNAHLAEFDKLMKDGVGLACLHYGVEVPKGEPGAKFLDWIGGYFETDWSVNPHWTADFKTFPDHPIANGVKPFSINDEWYYNMRFRNDMDGVTPILSAVPPKSTLDRPDGPHSGNPHVRAMIGQPQHVAWAAQRPDGGRGFGFTGGHFHSNWGNDDFRKVVLNAIVWVSGEEVPATGVESKSLTQDDLEGLIGPNPNAAKKKINKAQVETAKADETADKAKYQSKVVTTRTPGHSVNIDVDITGAKQLYLVVTDGGDGFSCDWADWVEPRLIGPAGEKKLTELEWKSATSQWRSVNRNRNVDGSPMRVNGQPVENGIGTHANSIIAYDLPEGYTRFQAKGALDNGGSDQQGGKVSSVSFSVYTTKPSAKALNVISDGGTTREPEDAIQGLDVYDGLEATLAASEPTLKSLTNLDVDHRGRVWVCDVMNYRRNNDSRPEGDRILILEDEDGDGVCEKSKVYYQGRDVDSAMGICVLGNKVIVSAAPNIIVFTDTDGDDKPDQKELLFTKTGQPQHDHSAHSFLFGPDGKLYWNVGNTGKQVFDKDGQPVVDIHGREVVDNGQPFFGGMPFRCNLDGSEFEVLAHNFRNNYEVSVDSFGTLWQSDNDDDGNRGVRINYVMEQGNYGYKDQMNGSSWRTPRTGMSDEIPLRHWHLNDPGVVPNFLQTGAGSPTGICVYEGRLLPKVFWDQVIHCDAGPNIVRAYPAQDDGAGYQGEIVDILFGARDNWFRPADVCVAPDGSLFVSDWYDPGVGGHGQRDLDRGRLFRIAPQGEGYHAPKYDFDTIDGALAALENPNLSVRYMAWTSLHNQGAKAEAGLRKMFETNANPRIRARALWLLGKIQGRGQHYVAQALADKDSNIRITGLRLAKQLKLPIEPLVAKLVNDPSPQVRREAAISLRWADSPEAAKLWAQLAVQHDGQDRWCLEALGIGADLNWDACLEAYKSQVSGKLDTPAGRDIVWRSRAEPTSSLLSAIIRENSTPYEMLPHYFRAFDFQAKSDAKSQILADLAFSGAGTDAKAKSLILSEAISRLDGFDVTKNPQYATALKSALEELSGSPVFVQLIDKFNVSDRYVDLLAIAQQQPGEEIGVAAMKVLLNKNQRDMVVSAIHDKDLKKAIATAEAVGNSAAGPAMGIMQKLVDDPSMDLSLRRIAVKALAANRGSANKLVALAKSGKLDPALMQAAAAPLTASTWQEVRDQATAIFPAPPSKDNQPLPPLAELVKMRGDAVNGQKLFAGEATCSKCHIVNNQGKEVGPNLSEIGSKLSREATFESILYPSAGISHNFENFAVLLENGTAITGLLVSETDEAITIKNQEGLVRTFSQDEVEEMKKLSISLMPNDLQKLMTVQELVDVTAYLETLKKKN; encoded by the coding sequence ATGAAGAAATTGCCTGGTCTTCTTCTACTCGCTGCGATCTTCGCGACCCCCATGTTTCTTTCGATTGCTCACGCTGAAGAAGGCTTCAAATCGATCTTCGACGGCAAAACGCTCAACGGTTGGCGTGGAAAAGAGCAGTTCTGGAGCGTCCAAGATGGCGCGATCACCGGACAAACCACAGCAGAAAACCCGACCAAGGGAAACACCTTCCTGATCTGGGACCAAGGGAAAGTCGACGACTTTGAGCTGAAGCTGAAATACAAGATAATCGGCGGCAACTCTGGCATTCAATATCGCTCGACCGACCTCGGCGACTTCGTCGTGAAAGGGTACCAGGCCGATATCGACAGCAAAGACACTTACAGCGGCATCAATTACGAAGAACGCGGCCGCGGCATCATCGCCAATCGCGGCGTCAAAGCGACCATCTATGACGACAATAAAGGGAACAAGAACGAGCGGTTCGCCGAGTCGGCCGACATTCAAGCCAAGATCAACAAAGAAGATTGGAACGAGTACCACATCGTCGCCAAGGGGAATCATCTCACGCATTACATCAACGGCGTGAAGACCTCAGAAGTTATCGACGAAGGGAAAAAGGACAATCGCGAAAGCGGCATCCTCGCTTTGCAATTGCACGCCGGCCCGCCGATGATCGTGCAGTTCAAAGAGATCGAGCTGAAACGAACCAAGCTGGAAAATGGCAAGAAGAAAGTCGTCTTCGTGCCGGGCATGCCCAGCCATGGCTGGGGACAACACGAACATACCGGCGGCAGCCGCTTGCTGATGTTGGCGCTGACCGAAAATGTCCCCGGCTTTCAAGGTGCGATCTACCCCGGCGGCTGGCCGGAAGATCCGACCGCGTTTGATAACGCCGATGCGGTCGTCGTCTTTTGCGACGGCGGCGGCAGACACCTGCTGAACGCGCACCTGGCCGAGTTCGATAAGTTGATGAAAGATGGCGTCGGCCTGGCTTGCCTCCACTACGGAGTCGAAGTTCCGAAGGGAGAACCGGGCGCAAAGTTCCTTGACTGGATCGGCGGTTACTTTGAAACCGATTGGAGCGTCAATCCGCACTGGACCGCCGACTTCAAAACTTTCCCCGATCACCCGATCGCCAACGGCGTGAAGCCGTTCTCGATCAATGACGAGTGGTACTACAACATGCGGTTTCGCAACGACATGGACGGCGTCACGCCGATCTTGTCGGCCGTTCCGCCCAAGTCAACGCTGGATCGTCCCGATGGTCCCCACAGCGGCAATCCTCACGTCCGCGCGATGATCGGCCAACCGCAGCATGTCGCCTGGGCGGCCCAGCGGCCTGACGGCGGCCGCGGCTTTGGCTTCACCGGCGGCCACTTTCACAGCAACTGGGGCAACGACGACTTCCGCAAGGTCGTCCTCAACGCAATCGTCTGGGTCTCGGGCGAAGAAGTCCCCGCCACCGGCGTCGAGTCGAAATCGCTCACCCAGGACGACCTGGAAGGATTGATCGGGCCCAATCCCAACGCCGCAAAAAAAAAGATAAATAAGGCTCAGGTCGAAACGGCGAAAGCTGACGAAACTGCGGACAAAGCCAAATACCAAAGCAAAGTCGTGACCACGCGCACTCCTGGTCACTCAGTCAATATTGATGTCGATATCACCGGCGCGAAACAGCTCTATCTGGTCGTGACAGACGGCGGCGATGGTTTCTCCTGCGACTGGGCCGATTGGGTTGAGCCGCGACTGATTGGCCCCGCGGGCGAAAAGAAGCTGACCGAACTCGAGTGGAAGTCGGCCACTTCGCAGTGGCGTTCGGTCAATCGCAATCGTAACGTCGACGGCAGCCCCATGCGTGTCAACGGTCAGCCGGTCGAAAATGGAATCGGCACGCACGCGAATTCAATCATCGCTTACGATCTTCCGGAAGGTTACACCCGCTTCCAAGCCAAAGGCGCTCTCGATAACGGCGGCAGCGATCAACAGGGAGGCAAAGTCTCGAGCGTCAGCTTCTCGGTCTATACGACGAAACCTTCCGCCAAAGCGCTGAACGTCATCTCCGACGGAGGAACGACTCGCGAGCCGGAAGACGCGATTCAAGGGCTTGACGTTTATGACGGCCTGGAAGCGACGCTCGCCGCATCAGAGCCCACTTTGAAAAGCTTGACCAACTTGGATGTCGACCATCGCGGCCGTGTCTGGGTTTGCGACGTGATGAACTATCGCCGCAACAACGACTCTCGTCCCGAGGGGGATCGCATCTTGATCCTTGAAGATGAAGATGGGGATGGCGTTTGCGAAAAATCCAAAGTCTACTATCAAGGTCGAGACGTCGACTCGGCGATGGGAATCTGCGTCCTCGGCAACAAGGTGATCGTTTCGGCGGCGCCCAACATCATCGTCTTCACCGACACCGATGGCGACGACAAGCCCGATCAAAAAGAACTGCTCTTCACCAAAACCGGACAGCCGCAGCACGACCACTCGGCTCACTCGTTCCTGTTCGGCCCCGACGGCAAGCTTTACTGGAACGTTGGCAACACCGGTAAGCAGGTCTTTGATAAAGATGGCCAGCCGGTTGTCGATATCCATGGCCGCGAAGTGGTCGACAACGGCCAGCCTTTCTTCGGCGGCATGCCGTTCCGCTGCAATCTGGATGGCAGTGAGTTTGAAGTGCTCGCCCATAACTTTCGTAATAACTACGAAGTGTCTGTCGACTCATTCGGCACGCTCTGGCAAAGCGACAACGACGACGACGGCAACCGCGGCGTTCGCATCAACTATGTGATGGAGCAAGGGAACTACGGCTATAAGGATCAGATGAACGGTTCGAGTTGGCGGACGCCGCGCACCGGAATGAGCGACGAGATTCCGCTGCGTCACTGGCATTTGAATGATCCCGGCGTCGTGCCGAACTTTTTGCAAACCGGCGCCGGCTCGCCGACCGGCATCTGCGTTTACGAAGGTCGCTTGCTGCCGAAAGTCTTTTGGGACCAGGTGATCCACTGCGACGCCGGACCAAACATCGTGCGGGCATATCCGGCCCAAGACGACGGCGCCGGCTACCAAGGCGAGATCGTCGACATCCTGTTTGGTGCACGGGACAACTGGTTCCGTCCGGCCGACGTTTGCGTTGCGCCCGACGGCTCTCTCTTTGTCTCGGACTGGTACGACCCAGGCGTCGGCGGTCACGGGCAGCGCGATCTCGATCGGGGCCGCTTGTTCCGCATCGCTCCCCAGGGAGAAGGTTACCACGCGCCGAAGTACGATTTCGACACGATCGACGGCGCACTCGCGGCGCTGGAAAACCCCAATCTTTCGGTCCGCTACATGGCCTGGACTTCGCTCCACAATCAAGGAGCGAAAGCGGAAGCAGGCCTGCGCAAGATGTTTGAAACCAACGCCAACCCGCGCATTCGCGCTCGAGCGCTCTGGCTGCTTGGCAAGATCCAGGGACGCGGCCAGCACTACGTCGCTCAAGCGTTGGCGGATAAGGACTCCAACATCCGGATCACTGGTTTGCGATTGGCCAAGCAGCTAAAGCTGCCGATCGAGCCACTGGTCGCCAAGTTGGTGAACGACCCTTCGCCGCAAGTTCGTCGCGAAGCGGCGATCTCCTTGCGTTGGGCCGATAGCCCCGAAGCAGCCAAGCTGTGGGCGCAACTTGCCGTGCAGCATGACGGACAAGATCGTTGGTGCCTGGAAGCGCTCGGCATCGGCGCCGATTTAAATTGGGATGCTTGTCTGGAAGCCTACAAGAGCCAGGTCAGCGGCAAGCTGGATACGCCAGCGGGTCGCGATATTGTCTGGCGCAGTCGCGCTGAACCTACCTCCAGTTTGCTGTCAGCGATCATCCGCGAAAACTCGACGCCGTATGAAATGCTGCCGCATTACTTCCGTGCGTTCGACTTCCAAGCCAAGAGTGACGCCAAAAGCCAGATCCTAGCCGATCTGGCTTTCTCTGGCGCCGGAACCGACGCCAAAGCGAAATCGCTGATCCTCAGTGAAGCGATCAGCCGGCTCGATGGATTTGACGTCACGAAAAACCCGCAATACGCGACCGCGCTGAAATCAGCGCTCGAAGAACTGTCTGGCTCACCGGTCTTTGTCCAGTTGATCGACAAGTTCAACGTAAGTGATCGTTACGTCGATCTGTTGGCGATCGCCCAGCAGCAACCAGGCGAAGAGATCGGAGTCGCCGCGATGAAGGTGCTGCTGAACAAGAACCAACGCGACATGGTTGTCAGCGCGATTCATGACAAAGATCTCAAGAAGGCGATCGCCACGGCCGAAGCGGTCGGCAACTCGGCCGCCGGCCCTGCGATGGGCATCATGCAGAAGCTGGTCGACGATCCGTCCATGGATCTCAGCCTTCGTCGCATCGCGGTGAAAGCGCTCGCCGCCAATCGCGGCAGCGCGAACAAGCTGGTGGCGCTGGCCAAGTCTGGCAAGCTTGATCCGGCGCTGATGCAAGCGGCCGCGGCTCCCTTGACCGCTTCCACTTGGCAAGAGGTTCGCGATCAAGCGACGGCGATCTTCCCGGCGCCGCCGAGCAAGGACAATCAGCCGCTGCCGCCGCTGGCCGAACTGGTCAAGATGCGTGGCGACGCCGTCAACGGCCAAAAGCTGTTCGCCGGCGAGGCGACCTGTTCCAAGTGCCATATCGTCAACAATCAGGGAAAAGAGGTCGGACCGAACCTGAGCGAGATCGGATCGAAACTAAGCCGCGAAGCGACGTTCGAATCGATCTTGTATCCCAGCGCCGGCATCAGTCACAACTTTGAGAACTTTGCGGTCTTGTTGGAAAACGGCACGGCGATCACCGGGCTGCTGGTCAGCGAAACCGACGAAGCGATCACGATCAAGAATCAGGAAGGACTGGTTCGCACGTTCTCGCAAGATGAAGTTGAAGAGATGAAAAAACTGTCGATTTCCTTGATGCCGAACGACCTGCAAAAACTGATGACCGTACAGGAATTGGTCGACGTGACCGCTTACCTGGAAACGCTGAAAAAGAAGAACTAA
- a CDS encoding cytochrome c peroxidase translates to MVRLSGFCTLLVLLASHPASAQAMDSYRSPVDVAIGPQAKWLLAANQTSGTLSLVDLSTGRVLDEIPVGARPSYVVLCADGQTALVSAADDGLLVKVQIDAGKLTKIADIDVGFDPHGVAVRKDGTRAFVALPSGHAVGVVDLVQNRLIEHSYPGPLPRYLTLSPDDSRLAVGLSGDGTIAVMETVGNSVLYATRIKGLNIGHMKTSADGKQVYFPWLHYGENIPSPSNIRRGWVLGNRLGRVDLTEDVLDEVLSLDTEGNAVADAFGLDLTPDESQVVISASGTHELLVLHLTDLKMYTIGSTEHIDQELLDDSARFARIPIGGRPMGLEITPDGESVYVANYLLDAVQEIDLATRTIKRTIPLGSPVEMTLARQGEALFYDGDKSFDRWYSCHSCHYDGGSNAEIFDTRNDRTVGTYKTAPVLWNVSQTQPWTWHGWQQDLRSAMQTSFTETMQGKRLEEHEIDALIAYFNQLKPPSNPHARDSSASPAVARGKAIFFSDKAACSSCHAGESMTDGQMHDVGTGHRRDRFDGYNTPSLLGVYSKVRLLHHGRARTLEDVLTEYHAPENVAGEKLTDQETRDLVEYLKTL, encoded by the coding sequence ATGGTTCGTTTATCGGGTTTCTGCACGTTGCTGGTTTTGCTGGCGAGCCATCCTGCTAGCGCTCAAGCGATGGACTCCTACCGTTCACCAGTTGATGTTGCGATTGGCCCCCAGGCCAAGTGGTTGCTAGCCGCCAATCAGACCTCAGGAACGCTATCGCTAGTCGACCTGTCGACAGGCCGCGTTCTGGATGAAATCCCGGTTGGCGCTCGTCCTAGCTATGTCGTGCTATGCGCAGATGGGCAGACCGCGCTGGTCAGCGCCGCCGATGACGGGCTGCTGGTCAAAGTGCAGATTGACGCCGGTAAGCTCACGAAAATCGCTGATATTGATGTCGGCTTCGACCCCCACGGCGTCGCCGTGCGGAAGGACGGAACCCGGGCCTTTGTAGCGCTTCCCAGCGGACATGCGGTCGGCGTGGTCGACCTGGTGCAAAATCGCCTGATCGAGCATTCCTATCCCGGGCCGCTTCCTCGTTATCTAACGCTCAGTCCTGATGATTCGCGACTCGCGGTCGGTCTCTCCGGCGACGGAACCATCGCCGTCATGGAAACCGTCGGCAACTCGGTCCTGTACGCAACCCGCATCAAAGGCTTGAACATCGGTCACATGAAAACGTCGGCCGACGGCAAGCAGGTCTACTTTCCGTGGCTCCACTACGGAGAGAACATCCCGTCCCCCTCCAATATCCGCCGCGGCTGGGTGCTGGGAAATCGACTCGGTCGCGTCGACCTGACCGAAGATGTGCTGGACGAGGTTCTCTCGCTTGATACCGAAGGGAACGCCGTCGCTGACGCATTTGGACTCGATCTCACCCCAGACGAGTCGCAGGTGGTGATCTCGGCGAGCGGCACGCACGAACTGCTAGTGCTGCATCTGACCGATTTGAAGATGTACACGATCGGTTCGACGGAACATATCGATCAAGAACTACTCGATGATTCGGCCCGCTTCGCCCGCATTCCGATCGGCGGACGCCCGATGGGACTGGAGATTACGCCCGACGGCGAAAGCGTCTACGTTGCGAACTATCTGTTAGACGCCGTCCAAGAGATCGATCTGGCGACGCGCACCATCAAGCGGACGATTCCGCTCGGTTCTCCGGTCGAAATGACCTTGGCTCGCCAAGGAGAAGCGCTCTTTTATGATGGAGACAAAAGCTTCGACCGTTGGTATAGCTGTCACAGTTGTCACTATGACGGCGGCAGCAACGCGGAGATTTTCGATACCCGCAATGACCGCACGGTCGGCACCTACAAGACGGCGCCGGTCTTATGGAACGTTAGTCAGACGCAGCCTTGGACCTGGCATGGTTGGCAGCAAGATCTGCGCAGCGCCATGCAGACGTCCTTTACCGAAACGATGCAAGGGAAGCGATTGGAAGAGCATGAGATCGACGCGTTGATCGCCTACTTCAATCAATTGAAACCGCCCTCCAATCCGCATGCGCGTGATTCGTCCGCTTCGCCGGCCGTCGCCCGCGGCAAAGCAATCTTCTTCAGCGACAAAGCGGCCTGCAGCAGTTGCCACGCTGGCGAGAGCATGACGGACGGCCAAATGCATGATGTCGGCACCGGACACCGGCGCGATCGTTTTGACGGCTACAACACGCCGTCGCTATTGGGGGTCTACTCCAAGGTTCGCCTGCTGCATCATGGTCGAGCCCGCACGCTGGAGGATGTGCTGACCGAGTATCACGCTCCTGAAAACGTCGCCGGCGAAAAGCTGACCGATCAGGAAACGCGAGACTTGGTGGAGTATTTAAAGACGCTGTAA
- a CDS encoding toxin-antitoxin system YwqK family antitoxin, whose product MRRHMTATAWALLGCVALCSPAIAAMGDVELIQERYPNASIKIEREVTQDDEGNYVNHGYWKHLDESGTMLAEGQYQHNRRDGVWSRWYRGSESNMFRSAPFNQFKPPFVSTASFKEGELHGVWGIHDANQRIIMEISFVDGERHGPANFYNVDGSKLQEANYVNGLLDGEVQEYARGAKSPSRSIYIKGRKLAAKVDQEKGGRKKSEGVYLHAPLVAKSKDNWWDAQLADFEPQGKDERHGKWITYYSNGQIQVEGEYEFDVPVGKFIWWYANGQKAIQGSYISGKEDGRWLWWHENGLKKTDGAFKGGVQIGRWMSWNPDGRVASSQDYPSNFDEGLSSIDEPPMIVITDEEGEPMEEQKELANGEPAEVQLEAKDLDEPSLLHPQEASLPILNPLPRR is encoded by the coding sequence ATGCGACGACACATGACCGCGACTGCTTGGGCCCTGTTGGGCTGCGTCGCGCTATGCTCGCCAGCGATTGCTGCGATGGGCGACGTCGAACTCATTCAAGAGCGTTATCCCAACGCCTCGATCAAGATCGAACGTGAAGTGACGCAGGACGACGAAGGGAATTACGTCAATCACGGCTACTGGAAGCATCTGGACGAAAGCGGCACGATGCTTGCCGAAGGCCAATACCAACATAACCGTCGCGATGGCGTCTGGTCTCGCTGGTACCGCGGCAGCGAATCGAACATGTTTCGTTCGGCGCCGTTCAATCAATTCAAGCCTCCCTTCGTGTCGACCGCTTCTTTCAAAGAGGGCGAGTTGCACGGCGTTTGGGGAATTCATGACGCCAATCAGCGCATCATCATGGAGATCAGCTTCGTCGATGGCGAGCGCCATGGACCGGCGAATTTCTACAACGTGGACGGCTCGAAGCTGCAGGAAGCGAACTATGTGAATGGTTTGCTGGACGGCGAAGTGCAGGAGTACGCTCGCGGCGCCAAATCGCCCAGTCGCTCGATCTATATCAAGGGGCGTAAGTTGGCTGCGAAAGTCGATCAAGAAAAGGGGGGGCGCAAGAAGAGCGAAGGGGTTTACCTGCACGCTCCGCTGGTCGCCAAAAGCAAGGACAACTGGTGGGATGCGCAACTGGCCGACTTCGAGCCGCAAGGCAAAGACGAACGCCATGGCAAGTGGATCACGTATTACTCCAACGGCCAGATTCAGGTCGAAGGGGAATATGAGTTCGACGTGCCGGTTGGCAAATTCATCTGGTGGTACGCCAACGGTCAAAAAGCGATTCAAGGATCGTATATTTCCGGCAAAGAAGATGGACGCTGGTTGTGGTGGCACGAAAACGGCCTGAAAAAGACGGACGGCGCCTTCAAAGGCGGCGTGCAAATTGGTCGCTGGATGAGCTGGAACCCCGATGGGCGTGTCGCCAGCTCACAAGACTACCCCAGCAATTTCGACGAAGGTCTGTCGAGCATTGACGAACCCCCGATGATCGTCATCACGGACGAAGAAGGGGAGCCGATGGAAGAGCAGAAAGAACTAGCCAACGGCGAGCCAGCCGAAGTTCAACTGGAAGCGAAGGATTTGGACGAACCGTCGTTGCTTCATCCGCAGGAAGCTTCGTTGCCGATCTTGAACCCATTGCCTCGGCGATAG
- a CDS encoding rhodanese-like domain-containing protein: protein MTTISPQQLAEREASGEPIELIDVRTPAEFREVHASSARNTPLESLDAASVVKTRQQAEDRPLYVICRSGKRADQACQKFVAAGFTNVVNVEGGTLAWEAAHLPVVRGKKAMALERQVRIAAGSLVLLGAVLGLAVHPYFIGIAAFVGAGLIFAGVTDTCGMAMVLARMPWNQVKDEAGGSCRVA from the coding sequence ATTACCACCATTTCGCCGCAACAGTTGGCCGAACGGGAAGCGTCAGGCGAGCCGATCGAGTTGATCGATGTCCGCACGCCTGCCGAGTTCCGTGAGGTTCACGCTTCGTCGGCCCGCAATACGCCGCTGGAGTCGCTCGACGCCGCCAGCGTGGTGAAGACGCGTCAGCAGGCCGAAGATCGCCCGTTGTACGTGATCTGTCGCAGCGGTAAGCGAGCCGATCAGGCTTGCCAGAAGTTTGTCGCCGCCGGCTTCACCAATGTGGTGAACGTCGAAGGAGGAACCCTGGCGTGGGAAGCTGCCCATCTGCCGGTCGTCCGCGGCAAAAAGGCGATGGCGCTCGAACGTCAGGTACGCATCGCCGCCGGATCGCTGGTGTTGCTGGGCGCGGTGCTAGGACTTGCGGTGCATCCTTACTTCATCGGCATCGCAGCGTTCGTCGGCGCCGGCCTCATCTTCGCAGGCGTAACCGACACCTGCGGCATGGCGATGGTTTTGGCGCGCATGCCGTGGAACCAAGTGAAGGACGAGGCAGGGGGCAGTTGCCGAGTAGCGTAG